In a genomic window of Wyeomyia smithii strain HCP4-BCI-WySm-NY-G18 chromosome 1, ASM2978416v1, whole genome shotgun sequence:
- the LOC129718159 gene encoding protein O-mannosyl-transferase 2 isoform X2 has product MVSENESANSKAEDVVKVRKPNKKQPHLDADSEVDHNWWIIFVVILALTFATRFYNVTIPDHVCWDETHFGKMGSWYINRTFFFDVHPPLGKMLIGLSGYLTGYDGKYPFDKPGDKYNGTHYEGMRIFCTALGAAIVPMSFHTVWDMTGSLTASTFAAAYILFDIGMLILNRYILLDPPLIFFMTASVMGMARVTKLTRTECSFTRGWWAWLSFTGAMLACTISVKFVGLFVVLLVGLHTANDLWDVLGDLAKPITYTVKQLLARALTLIILPIFLYATFFYIHLHVLNHSGSGDGFYSSGFQSNLIGNSLYNVSMPRQVAYGAVVTIKNHKTGGGYLHSHNHLYPKGFGAQQQQVTTYSHKDDNNKWLLKPHSKQSFDNVTLVKHGDLVRFEHITTKRNLHSHREQAPVTKKHLQVTCYGEEGQGDTNDVWQVQMIGGKDGDVIETVTSRLVFYHYIERCVLTTTSKQLPKWGFEQQEVTCNPNIRDQSAVWNVEDNHFEKLPSVNFQVYAPGFLSRFFESHAVMLQGNSGLKPKDGEVTSRPWQWPINYRVGLDYPETRLSGILDSIIWNFYCFGARF; this is encoded by the exons ATGGTTAGTGAAAACGAAAGTGCTAATTCGAAAGCGGAGGATGTAGTTAAAGTTcgcaaaccaaacaaaaaacagCCACACTTGGATGCAGACTCGGAAGTTGATCA CAACTGGTGGATCATTTTCGTGGTTATACTGGCACTGACATTCGCCACGAGATTCTACAATGTGACTATTCCGGATCACGTATGCTGGGACGAGACTCATTTCGGCAAGATGGGCAGTTGGTACATTAATCGAACGTTTTTCTTCGACGTTCACCCGCCGCTCGGAAAGATGCTTATCGGACTGTCCGGATACCTAACCGGGTACGACGGAAAGTATCCGTTTGATAAGCCTGGTGATAAATATAATGGGACGCACTACGAGGGTATGAGAATT ttctgTACCGCCCTAGGCGCAGCTATAGTGCCAATGTCGTTTCACACGGTTTGGGATATGACGGGATCACTGACCGCTTCGACTTTTGCTGCGGCATACATTTTGTTCGACATTGGCATGCTGATTCTGAATCGTTACATTCTACTAGATCCGCCGTTAATCTTTTTCATGACGGCTTCCGTGATGGGAATGGCTCGTGTAACGAAATTAACGCGAACCGAATGTAGCTTCACTCGTGGTTGGTGGGCTTGGTTGAGCTTTACCGGTGCCATGCTAGCCTGCACGATTAGCGTAAAGTTTGTCGGTTTGTTTGTCGTTCTGCTGGTAGGTTTGCACACGGCCAACGATCTCTGGGATGTGTTGGGCGATCTAGCTAAACCTATAACGTACACCGTCAAGCAACTGCTAGCCCGAGCGTTAACGTTAATTATTCTGCCGATCTTTTTATACGCAACATTTTTCTACATTCACCTACACGTCCTGAATCACAGCGGTAGTGGAGATGGATTTTACAGTTCCGGCTTCCAGTCGAATCTTATTGGAAATTCGCTGTACAATGTCTCCATGCCTCGTCAAGTTGCTTACGGAGCAGTCGTCACaatcaaaaatcataaaacgGGTGGTGGTTATCTGCACTCCCATAACCACTTGTACCCTAAAGGATTCGGCGCCCAACAGCAGCAGGTTACGACATACAGTCACAAGGACGATAACAACAAGTGGTTGCTGAAACCGCACAGCAAACAAAGCTTTGACAATGTTACATTGGTAAAGCACGGTGATCTAGTACGATTCGAGCACATTACTACAAAGCGAAATTTACACTCACACCGCGAACAGGCGCCAGTTACGAAAAAGCACCTGCAAGTTACGTGTTACGGTGAG GAGGGACAGGGTGACACAAACGATGTCTGGCAAGTGCAAATGATTGGAGGTAAGGATGGTGATGTTATCGAAACCGTAACCAGCCGACTGGTTTTCTATCACTACATTGAACGATGCGTCCTAACGACGACCTCCAAGCAGCTGCCGAAGTGGGGCTTCGAACAGCAGGAGGTAACCTGTAATCCGAACATTCGTGACCAGAGCGCCGTATGGAATGTCGAGGATAATCATTTCGAGAAGC TTCCGAGTGTAAACTTCCAAGTGTACGCACCCGGTTTCTTGAGTCGTTTCTTCGAATCACATGCCGTTATGCTGCAAGGTAATTCAGGACTCAAACCGAAGGATGGCGAGGTCACGAGCAGACCGTGGCAGTGGCCGATCAACTATAGG gttggacttgattatccggagactcgattatccggaattttagactcgattatctggaatttttattgttttggtgcccgtttttaa